A window from Aerococcus sp. Group 1 encodes these proteins:
- a CDS encoding phosphatidate cytidylyltransferase, whose translation MKTRTITAIIALVIFIPFLLIGGGYFEALVVLLGIVSLSELLKMMNVPLFSFEGLVTQLMMLVVMLPDRVLSFIPHSLTVMDLFYAGIIFCL comes from the coding sequence ATGAAGACGCGTACGATTACTGCAATTATCGCTTTAGTAATTTTTATACCTTTCTTGCTTATTGGAGGAGGGTATTTTGAAGCTTTAGTTGTCTTGTTAGGAATCGTTAGTTTGAGTGAATTACTAAAAATGATGAATGTCCCGCTTTTTTCTTTTGAGGGGCTGGTTACCCAGTTGATGATGTTGGTCGTCATGCTTCCTGACCGGGTCCTATCTTTTATTCCCCATTCTCTAACGGTAATGGATCTCTTCTATGCTGGAATCATTTTTTGTTTATAG
- the pyrH gene encoding UMP kinase produces MSTKYKRIVLKLSGEALAGDNNFGIDPKTMKKIAQELKDVYQLGVEIAIVCGGGNIWRGKTGEEIGMERAQADYMGMLATIMNALGLQDALENLEVPTRVQTSIEMRQIAEPYIRRKAVRHLEKDRVVIFAGGTGNPYFSTDTAAALRAAEIEADVILMAKNGVDGVYTADPKVDQNAEKFSELSHTEVITKGLQVMDATASSLSMDNDIPIVVFNLNERGNIRRVVEGEEIGTTVRG; encoded by the coding sequence ATGTCTACAAAATATAAACGTATCGTTTTAAAATTGAGCGGGGAAGCCCTAGCAGGCGACAATAATTTTGGAATTGACCCTAAAACAATGAAAAAAATTGCCCAAGAACTCAAAGATGTCTACCAATTAGGGGTTGAAATAGCCATTGTCTGTGGTGGCGGCAACATCTGGCGGGGAAAAACGGGTGAAGAAATTGGTATGGAACGGGCCCAAGCAGATTATATGGGGATGCTAGCTACGATAATGAATGCCCTAGGCTTGCAAGATGCCTTAGAAAACCTGGAAGTGCCTACCCGGGTCCAAACTTCTATCGAGATGCGCCAAATTGCTGAACCTTATATTCGTCGCAAAGCCGTGCGCCATTTAGAAAAAGATCGGGTAGTCATCTTTGCTGGCGGAACAGGGAACCCATATTTCTCTACAGACACAGCTGCTGCTTTACGCGCTGCAGAAATTGAAGCGGACGTTATTTTAATGGCTAAAAATGGAGTAGACGGTGTTTATACAGCTGATCCAAAAGTCGATCAAAATGCAGAGAAATTCTCAGAACTTTCTCACACAGAAGTGATTACCAAGGGCTTACAGGTCATGGATGCAACAGCAAGTTCTTTGAGTATGGATAATGATATTCCGATTGTCGTCTTTAACCTTAACGAGCGTGGAAATATTCGTCGGGTTGTTGAAGGGGAAGAAATCGGAACAACGGTAAGGGGTTAG
- a CDS encoding phosphatidate cytidylyltransferase, translated as MFIAMVYFPEQMDFKRLCALAVSAVYVGIGYHYMIMTRRLGLFAVIFAFGIIWFNDSFAYLAGVHFGRHKLAPKISPNKTIEGSIGGILAGIIYSLCLNFFDGSLKLPLFSVIILAIALCLLGQFGDLIESAIKRYFKVKDSGKILPGHGGLLDRFDSLLIVLPMFHYLVAFL; from the coding sequence TTGTTTATAGCCATGGTTTATTTTCCTGAACAGATGGATTTTAAGCGCCTATGTGCCTTAGCCGTTTCAGCCGTTTATGTAGGTATTGGTTATCATTATATGATTATGACACGACGGTTAGGACTTTTTGCTGTCATTTTTGCTTTTGGTATTATATGGTTTAATGACAGTTTTGCTTATCTAGCGGGTGTTCATTTTGGCCGCCATAAGTTAGCGCCTAAGATATCACCTAATAAAACCATCGAAGGCTCGATAGGTGGGATATTGGCAGGGATCATCTATAGTCTTTGCCTCAATTTTTTTGATGGTAGTTTGAAATTGCCTCTCTTTTCAGTGATTATCTTGGCGATTGCTCTTTGTCTCTTGGGGCAATTTGGCGACCTCATTGAATCTGCCATTAAACGCTACTTTAAAGTGAAAGATAGTGGAAAAATACTACCAGGGCACGGCGGCTTACTGGATAGATTTGATAGCCTACTGATTGTTCTACCAATGTTTCATTATTTAGTGGCATTTTTGTAG
- the frr gene encoding ribosome recycling factor, translated as MDINNLFTETKNRMKKSEQSLQNELGKIRAGVANASLLNGIYVEYYGVDTPLNQIASITIPEPRMLMVTPYDRSALDNIDRAIQMSDIGIAPTNDGEKIRLVIPALTQERRQELSKLVGRDLEDAKIAIRNIRRDANDTIKKAEKDGEITEDDARRNEKEVQKITDEVTERLEKIASDKEDEILNS; from the coding sequence ATGGATATTAATAACTTGTTTACGGAAACAAAAAACCGTATGAAGAAGAGCGAGCAATCATTGCAAAATGAACTCGGCAAAATTCGTGCTGGTGTAGCCAATGCCAGTTTATTGAATGGTATCTATGTCGAATATTATGGGGTTGATACGCCTTTAAATCAAATCGCATCAATTACCATTCCAGAGCCAAGAATGTTAATGGTGACTCCATATGACCGGAGTGCCTTAGATAATATTGATCGTGCCATTCAAATGTCGGATATAGGTATAGCTCCTACTAATGATGGGGAAAAAATTCGTTTAGTCATTCCTGCGCTAACTCAGGAACGTCGTCAAGAACTGTCTAAGTTAGTTGGTCGTGATTTAGAAGACGCCAAAATTGCAATTCGAAACATTCGTCGTGATGCTAATGATACCATTAAGAAAGCAGAAAAAGACGGAGAAATCACTGAAGACGATGCTCGTCGTAATGAAAAGGAAGTCCAAAAAATTACTGATGAAGTAACTGAACGTTTGGAAAAAATTGCTAGCGATAAAGAAGATGAAATTTTAAATAGTTAA
- a CDS encoding DEAD/DEAH box helicase has product MGSPYYPENVMDQHPSIDKLLTSYRERMDYKLSDQDQVKTYRLKVQFEIYDMTGLQYQLSSERLFYLRLKVGYDQLYYVQDFTDFYRQLLNAGSYRLSNRHDKAVWLIKEAFNADTYDLLYQLALIKENNNHRLEAGLNISTSHQSPQRDFLSQKQLSMLIDFFQAHSESNQDGDNIQFYLDDDLVELNFYQDKRPVLLELQHKDGNYLVIMNPRMRLYKFYQMIFDGYNLYKIEADQSYFDDLELLQGTFADHSYQWQLSADEVEEFISCFGYQILAHGLINNIVLLSFASGMGPLKVEIALDVSDRLLQANLIYHYGQYQLSDTPGENILPEKGIILRDIKGEIQSEQQLIKLAFEKSDNQFISQFDNFNQTMEALNDCQKFFPDEWMVTYSQQLEEWQNNDKQLKVETGKNEENRFLTINFTLDDVDDDEVNEILKAIEQNDQYLQLDSGKIIDLKKIITPQQNKMLKQLRSGNTHWENGGQVPAYQSLKYADALGQAVDFEQFYQDIIHPARSDYQSNPGLKTELAPYQKYAVQWLGQLAKYNLGGLLADEMGLGKTVQTVAFLLDYFDKLPQANVLILAPASVIYNWKYEIQRFAPEVKVVVLDGSVEEREKIRKENPKAIWICSYHSYRNDQEAYHQEYFDVLILDEAQALKNERTVLYQSVVNQDSGMRIGLSGTPLENNLNEFWALMQMILPGLLPQKKEFQAMSIENIRKLVSPFVLRRTKQEVQLELPDKSVHNRYASLESNQKAVYLAYLEDIRDRLKDNDVNGSHKHMEMLAAITRLRQICCHPALVNSDYQGTSGKFEYFKRMLERALSNHRRILVFSQFTSMLAIMQDYLDQEAINYFIIEGKTNKEKRQDQVNRFNQGEGSVFLISLRAGGVGINLTGADTVFLYDLWWNPSVEEQAIGRAHRIGQTKDVEVYRFITEGTIEERIAELQEEKRHLFDELFQDEEMGESSHLTMDDLRFILDMPAS; this is encoded by the coding sequence TTGGGGTCACCATATTATCCAGAAAATGTGATGGACCAGCATCCATCAATTGATAAATTACTTACTTCCTACCGTGAAAGAATGGATTACAAGCTCAGTGACCAGGATCAAGTCAAGACCTATCGTTTAAAGGTTCAATTCGAAATTTACGATATGACTGGACTCCAATATCAATTATCGAGCGAAAGACTCTTTTATTTAAGGCTAAAAGTCGGCTATGATCAACTTTACTATGTTCAAGATTTTACGGATTTTTATCGACAACTTTTAAATGCGGGCTCATATAGGCTCTCCAACCGCCACGATAAAGCGGTCTGGCTCATTAAAGAAGCCTTTAATGCTGATACTTATGACTTGCTTTACCAATTAGCCTTGATTAAGGAAAATAACAATCACCGCCTAGAAGCAGGATTAAATATTTCGACATCTCACCAAAGCCCTCAACGAGATTTCTTATCTCAGAAACAATTGTCCATGTTGATAGATTTTTTTCAAGCGCACAGTGAATCAAATCAAGATGGCGACAACATCCAATTTTATCTCGATGATGACTTAGTTGAGCTTAACTTTTATCAAGACAAACGGCCAGTCTTACTTGAACTCCAGCACAAGGATGGAAATTACCTAGTGATCATGAATCCTAGGATGCGCTTATATAAGTTCTACCAAATGATCTTCGATGGCTACAATCTCTATAAAATTGAAGCTGACCAAAGTTATTTTGATGATTTAGAATTGTTGCAAGGGACATTTGCTGACCATAGCTACCAGTGGCAGCTTAGTGCGGATGAGGTTGAAGAGTTTATTTCTTGTTTTGGCTACCAAATTCTTGCTCATGGTCTTATCAATAATATTGTATTGTTAAGTTTTGCTTCAGGAATGGGCCCATTGAAAGTAGAGATAGCCCTAGATGTCAGTGATCGTCTCTTACAAGCTAATTTAATCTATCATTATGGCCAGTACCAGTTATCTGATACTCCAGGAGAAAATATTTTGCCAGAAAAGGGCATTATCTTAAGAGATATTAAGGGCGAAATTCAATCCGAGCAACAACTTATCAAATTAGCTTTTGAAAAATCAGATAATCAATTTATTAGTCAATTTGATAATTTTAATCAAACCATGGAAGCTTTAAACGATTGTCAGAAATTCTTTCCTGATGAATGGATGGTGACTTATAGTCAACAATTAGAGGAATGGCAAAATAACGATAAGCAATTAAAAGTAGAAACTGGTAAAAATGAAGAGAATCGCTTCTTAACGATTAATTTCACCCTGGATGATGTTGATGACGATGAAGTCAATGAAATTTTAAAAGCTATCGAGCAAAACGACCAATACCTGCAGTTAGATAGTGGAAAAATTATTGATTTGAAGAAAATCATTACTCCTCAACAGAATAAGATGTTAAAGCAGCTGCGTTCTGGCAATACGCATTGGGAAAATGGAGGGCAAGTTCCTGCCTATCAGAGTCTAAAATATGCAGACGCTTTAGGCCAGGCAGTAGATTTTGAACAATTCTACCAAGATATCATCCACCCAGCTCGGTCAGATTACCAAAGCAATCCAGGCTTAAAAACTGAATTAGCCCCTTATCAGAAATATGCTGTTCAGTGGTTAGGCCAATTGGCTAAATATAACCTAGGTGGACTATTAGCCGATGAAATGGGACTAGGGAAAACTGTTCAAACAGTGGCTTTCCTGTTGGACTATTTTGATAAATTACCTCAAGCCAATGTACTCATTTTAGCGCCAGCTTCTGTTATTTATAATTGGAAATATGAAATTCAACGCTTTGCTCCAGAGGTGAAGGTTGTGGTATTAGATGGTAGTGTTGAGGAAAGAGAAAAAATCCGCAAGGAAAATCCCAAGGCCATCTGGATTTGTTCCTACCATTCCTATCGTAATGACCAAGAAGCCTACCACCAAGAATATTTTGATGTTTTGATTTTAGATGAAGCCCAAGCACTCAAGAATGAACGTACGGTTTTATACCAATCAGTTGTTAACCAGGACAGCGGCATGCGGATTGGCTTATCAGGGACTCCTTTAGAGAATAATTTAAATGAGTTTTGGGCTTTGATGCAAATGATTTTACCAGGTCTATTACCACAGAAGAAAGAATTTCAAGCCATGTCCATTGAAAACATTCGTAAATTGGTTAGCCCCTTTGTCTTACGTCGAACCAAACAGGAAGTTCAATTGGAATTGCCTGATAAGTCTGTACATAATCGCTATGCTAGCTTAGAATCAAATCAAAAGGCGGTTTATCTTGCTTACTTGGAAGATATCCGCGATCGCCTAAAAGATAATGATGTCAATGGTTCTCACAAACACATGGAAATGCTTGCTGCCATCACCCGCTTGAGACAAATTTGCTGCCATCCAGCTTTAGTTAATTCTGACTACCAAGGAACGAGTGGAAAATTTGAATATTTCAAGCGGATGTTAGAACGGGCCTTAAGTAATCATCGTAGAATATTGGTCTTTTCACAATTTACATCGATGCTAGCGATCATGCAGGATTATTTAGACCAAGAAGCGATTAACTATTTTATTATTGAAGGAAAAACCAATAAAGAAAAACGTCAAGATCAAGTCAACCGCTTCAACCAAGGTGAAGGCTCTGTCTTTTTAATCTCCCTAAGAGCTGGCGGGGTGGGAATTAATCTGACCGGTGCGGATACTGTCTTCCTTTATGATCTGTGGTGGAATCCCTCTGTTGAAGAACAAGCTATCGGCAGGGCCCACCGAATCGGTCAGACCAAAGATGTTGAGGTTTACCGATTCATTACAGAAGGAACGATTGAAGAGCGCATTGCTGAATTACAAGAAGAAAAACGCCATCTTTTCGATGAACTCTTCCAAGATGAGGAAATGGGAGAAAGTTCCCACTTAACTATGGATGACTTACGCTTTATTTTAGATATGCCTGCAAGTTAA
- a CDS encoding isoprenyl transferase: protein MNETHPFDPNLEIPQHVAIIMDGNGRWAKERGLKRTDGHHEGLKAIRRVAVAASQIGVKILTVYAFSTENWKRPRSEVSYLMKLPNLMEAELLPELIENNVQVKIMGNKGSVPKYTIQSIENAIDKTKDNTGLILNIAFNYGSRAEIVEAVKEIAGEVKSGYLNPDSIDEDTISHHLMTQQLAPYNDPDFLIRSSGEVRLSNYLLWQLAYSEMYFIDTKWPDFDKKIFLSCIGEYQSRQRRYGGLK, encoded by the coding sequence ATGAACGAAACGCATCCTTTTGACCCTAATTTAGAAATTCCCCAGCATGTTGCAATTATCATGGATGGTAACGGCCGTTGGGCGAAGGAACGGGGCTTAAAGCGTACTGATGGACACCATGAGGGCCTAAAAGCCATTCGCCGCGTCGCTGTAGCGGCCAGTCAAATCGGTGTCAAGATATTAACTGTATATGCCTTTTCTACCGAAAATTGGAAACGTCCCCGTAGTGAAGTGTCTTATCTCATGAAGCTGCCTAATTTAATGGAAGCAGAACTCTTGCCCGAATTGATAGAGAATAATGTTCAGGTTAAAATTATGGGGAATAAAGGCTCAGTGCCTAAATACACTATCCAATCTATTGAAAATGCTATAGATAAGACTAAGGATAACACTGGCTTAATCCTCAATATTGCCTTTAATTATGGGAGTAGAGCTGAGATAGTTGAGGCGGTAAAGGAAATCGCCGGTGAAGTTAAATCTGGATATTTAAATCCTGACTCGATAGATGAAGACACGATTAGCCATCATCTCATGACCCAACAACTTGCACCCTATAATGACCCTGATTTTTTAATTCGCTCGAGTGGAGAAGTCCGGTTAAGTAATTATTTACTTTGGCAATTGGCCTATAGTGAAATGTATTTTATTGATACTAAGTGGCCTGATTTTGACAAAAAAATCTTTTTATCATGTATTGGCGAATACCAAAGCCGTCAAAGACGCTATGGGGGCCTAAAATAG
- the rpsB gene encoding 30S ribosomal protein S2, giving the protein MSQVTMKQLLEAGVHFGHQTRRWNPKMDRYIFTERNGIYIIDLQQTVKLLDKAYNVVRDIAANGGNILFVGTKKQAQQAIEEEALRCGQYYVNHRWLGGLLTNWDTIQKSIQRMRDIDRMEEDGTFDVLPKKEVSELNKEREKLENNLGGMADMPSLPDAIFVVDPRKEEIAVNEAKKLNIPIIAMVDTNCDPDDIDYVIPSNDDAIRAIRLIASTLADAVLEGNQGEDDEDASEELATDEDLEKVAAQFASENEEAEAQE; this is encoded by the coding sequence ATGTCACAAGTGACTATGAAACAATTATTAGAAGCAGGGGTTCACTTCGGTCACCAAACCCGTCGTTGGAATCCTAAAATGGACCGTTACATTTTTACCGAACGTAATGGCATTTATATTATTGACTTACAACAAACTGTCAAATTATTAGACAAGGCTTACAACGTGGTTCGTGATATTGCTGCTAATGGTGGTAACATCTTATTTGTTGGGACCAAGAAGCAAGCACAACAAGCCATTGAAGAAGAAGCTTTACGTTGTGGTCAATACTACGTTAACCATCGTTGGTTAGGTGGTTTGTTAACTAACTGGGACACCATTCAAAAGAGTATCCAACGCATGCGTGATATTGATCGTATGGAAGAAGACGGTACTTTTGATGTTCTTCCTAAAAAAGAAGTTTCTGAATTAAATAAAGAACGTGAAAAATTAGAGAACAACCTTGGTGGTATGGCTGATATGCCAAGCTTACCAGATGCAATTTTTGTGGTTGACCCACGTAAGGAAGAAATTGCAGTTAACGAAGCTAAGAAATTAAACATTCCAATCATTGCTATGGTCGACACTAACTGTGACCCAGATGATATTGACTATGTCATCCCTTCAAACGATGACGCCATTCGTGCAATCCGCCTAATTGCAAGTACTTTAGCTGACGCTGTACTTGAAGGTAACCAAGGTGAAGATGACGAAGACGCAAGCGAAGAATTAGCAACAGACGAAGATTTAGAAAAAGTTGCTGCCCAGTTTGCTAGTGAAAACGAAGAAGCAGAAGCCCAAGAATAA
- a CDS encoding CapA family protein yields MNIKGLLKALLGVFFALLIVISGAFLYQELKHSKDGQSWEFSLKPKNNSSKTSSARIFCNGDLLYHDIVYWSAEQGDGTYDFNNNFRYLKDWLDQGDLVIGDYEGTITPGRELTGYPMFNAPVEVASAIKNAGYDVMALANNHILDMGLEGVASTQKAFNDLGIDTIGVYTKAPRSTDQLLIKEVNGIKIAILNYAYGYNGMEQNLSKKEYEASMSDLDEEKMKEEINFAEQNADITIVMPHMGIEYQLQPNEEQKALYHKMIDWGADLVFGGHPHVIQPSEVVNHNGENKFIIYSMGNFLSNQRIETVDNPWTERGVLMDVSLTKQGDTTKIETIQAHPTWVNRTPNGKRGHGFDLYDYTVYVLEDWVQGGKYYGQLDHATQARVDRAYQETLDHVNLQWPKE; encoded by the coding sequence ATGAATATCAAAGGACTGTTAAAAGCGCTTTTAGGTGTTTTCTTTGCCCTACTAATTGTCATTTCAGGAGCATTTCTTTATCAAGAATTAAAGCATTCTAAGGATGGTCAAAGCTGGGAGTTTAGCTTAAAGCCTAAGAATAATTCTTCAAAAACAAGTAGTGCGCGCATTTTTTGTAATGGGGACCTACTTTATCACGATATCGTTTATTGGTCTGCTGAGCAGGGGGATGGGACTTATGATTTTAATAATAACTTCCGTTACCTTAAAGATTGGTTGGACCAGGGAGATTTGGTGATTGGAGATTACGAAGGCACCATCACACCAGGACGTGAGTTAACCGGTTATCCAATGTTTAATGCCCCAGTGGAAGTCGCTTCAGCTATAAAAAATGCTGGTTATGATGTGATGGCCTTAGCAAATAATCATATTTTGGATATGGGGTTAGAAGGAGTTGCTTCAACACAAAAAGCCTTTAATGATTTAGGGATCGATACTATCGGAGTTTATACCAAGGCACCACGCTCCACTGATCAACTCTTGATTAAAGAGGTTAATGGCATTAAAATAGCCATTTTAAATTATGCATATGGCTACAATGGTATGGAACAAAATCTGTCCAAAAAAGAATATGAGGCTTCCATGAGTGACCTTGATGAAGAAAAAATGAAGGAAGAAATTAACTTTGCTGAGCAAAATGCGGATATAACCATTGTTATGCCGCATATGGGTATTGAGTACCAGTTACAACCTAATGAAGAACAGAAAGCTCTCTATCATAAGATGATTGACTGGGGAGCTGATCTCGTCTTTGGGGGCCATCCTCATGTTATTCAACCAAGTGAAGTGGTCAACCACAATGGTGAAAATAAGTTTATTATTTATTCCATGGGGAATTTCTTATCTAATCAACGGATCGAAACTGTTGACAACCCTTGGACGGAAAGAGGGGTGCTGATGGATGTTAGCTTGACTAAGCAGGGAGACACCACCAAGATTGAAACTATTCAAGCCCATCCTACCTGGGTTAATCGTACACCCAATGGAAAAAGAGGGCACGGCTTCGATCTATATGACTACACTGTTTATGTCTTAGAAGATTGGGTTCAAGGCGGGAAGTATTATGGTCAATTAGATCATGCGACTCAAGCTAGAGTGGATCGCGCTTACCAAGAAACGCTTGACCATGTCAATTTGCAATGGCCTAAGGAATGA
- a CDS encoding sugar O-acetyltransferase translates to MSEREKMKAGQWYDANYDEELLAMRQKAQGLAKKYNDCLSEDPQQKGAFLRQLFAHFGDKSQLLAPFYVDYGTNVSIGDDCFINYSAYFMDGAPITIGDHCFIGPFCGFYTAQHHLQIKKRNQGLERALPIKVGANCWLGANVSVMPGVSIGSGAVIGAGSVVTKDIPDNALAVGVPAKLVRYINQDEELDD, encoded by the coding sequence ATGTCTGAACGCGAAAAAATGAAAGCTGGTCAATGGTACGATGCTAATTATGATGAGGAACTATTAGCTATGCGGCAAAAGGCCCAAGGCTTAGCAAAGAAATATAATGATTGTCTATCCGAAGATCCTCAGCAAAAGGGGGCCTTTTTACGGCAATTGTTTGCTCATTTCGGGGATAAGTCTCAATTACTGGCTCCTTTTTATGTTGACTATGGGACTAATGTAAGTATCGGAGATGATTGCTTTATTAATTATTCTGCTTACTTCATGGACGGGGCCCCTATTACTATAGGAGACCACTGTTTTATTGGGCCCTTTTGTGGTTTCTATACAGCACAGCACCACCTACAAATCAAAAAGCGTAACCAGGGACTTGAGCGGGCTTTACCGATCAAGGTTGGTGCAAACTGCTGGCTCGGAGCTAATGTTTCCGTGATGCCTGGCGTAAGTATTGGTTCTGGCGCAGTGATTGGAGCTGGCAGCGTGGTAACCAAGGATATTCCGGACAATGCCTTAGCAGTGGGAGTGCCGGCAAAGCTTGTTCGCTATATTAATCAGGACGAGGAACTAGATGATTAA
- a CDS encoding thiolase family protein: protein MLKAKNEEVVFVGAARTPVGAYLGDLKTVPVDELGVISLTEAAKRAGVAVEDIEEVIVGHVTGSQTTNNLGNIIGIDAGVKNTATGMTINRICGSGIQSAVSAAQELLFSNKSIIAAGGVESLSRAPFYLPESARYEGLKGGNKPLIDANLAGHSSASGKDSGVNHMGNTAENVARKYGITRERADQFAVESQRKAAEAIENGRFAQEIIPVEVKGRKGKVNVVEKDGHPRPGTSMESLAKLRPAFEKDGIVTAGNASGLNDGGAFEIMTTKSVAEERGLEIMARVVDYQIAGCDPAYMGLGPVQAIKDILARQEMDLKEDIDVLEINEAFAAQTIGCLIELGIEEDTDFYKNHFNPHGGAVALGHPLGMSGARIITSLLYEFKNHPEYRYAIASACIGGGQGIALLLENGYYQG from the coding sequence ATGTTAAAAGCTAAAAATGAAGAAGTTGTTTTTGTTGGTGCCGCACGGACTCCTGTTGGTGCTTACCTAGGCGACTTAAAGACTGTACCAGTTGATGAATTAGGGGTAATTTCTCTTACAGAAGCTGCTAAACGTGCTGGTGTTGCCGTTGAAGATATTGAAGAAGTTATTGTTGGTCATGTCACTGGATCACAAACGACCAATAATTTAGGTAACATTATCGGGATTGATGCAGGAGTAAAAAATACTGCAACAGGTATGACTATTAACCGTATCTGTGGATCAGGTATTCAATCCGCTGTATCAGCCGCACAAGAATTACTATTCTCCAACAAAAGTATTATTGCTGCTGGTGGGGTAGAATCTTTATCACGTGCGCCTTTCTATCTACCAGAATCCGCTCGTTATGAGGGATTAAAGGGAGGCAATAAACCTTTAATTGATGCTAACTTAGCTGGCCATAGCTCTGCTTCTGGTAAAGATTCTGGTGTTAACCACATGGGGAACACTGCAGAAAATGTTGCTCGTAAATACGGAATTACTCGTGAACGCGCTGACCAATTTGCAGTAGAATCCCAACGTAAAGCTGCAGAAGCTATTGAAAACGGACGTTTTGCTCAAGAAATTATTCCGGTAGAAGTTAAAGGACGTAAGGGGAAAGTTAACGTCGTAGAAAAAGACGGTCATCCACGTCCAGGAACATCGATGGAATCATTAGCTAAATTACGCCCAGCTTTTGAAAAAGATGGTATTGTTACTGCAGGTAATGCTTCTGGATTAAATGACGGTGGTGCTTTTGAAATTATGACCACTAAATCAGTTGCTGAAGAACGTGGCTTAGAAATCATGGCTCGCGTTGTGGATTATCAAATCGCAGGTTGTGATCCAGCCTACATGGGCTTAGGACCAGTTCAAGCTATTAAAGATATTCTTGCTCGTCAAGAAATGGATCTTAAAGAAGATATTGATGTACTAGAAATTAATGAAGCCTTTGCGGCTCAAACCATTGGTTGCTTAATTGAACTTGGTATTGAAGAAGATACTGACTTCTACAAGAATCATTTCAACCCACATGGTGGTGCAGTTGCTTTAGGGCACCCATTAGGCATGTCTGGTGCACGTATCATTACATCTCTATTGTATGAATTCAAGAACCATCCAGAATACCGTTACGCGATTGCTTCAGCATGTATCGGTGGTGGACAAGGTATTGCTCTCTTACTTGAAAATGGGTATTACCAAGGCTAA
- the tsf gene encoding translation elongation factor Ts: MAISAKLVKQLRDQTGVGMMDAKKALQETDGDIDKAVDYLRESGQMKAAKKADRVAAEGLAKIYIEGNTAAILEVNTETDFAAKNDKFTEIIDEIGHALVQYKPQDMEEAKGKVEINGESLEDYLTQKTAIIGERINFRRFTVFEKTDDQVFGQYVHMGGKIATLVLVNSSDDQLALNLALHVSGIAPKYVSEEQIPQEERDHEREVLTEQAKNEGKPEKIIEKMVEGRMHKFYAEVCLNDQDYLLDDSMTVKELLDKEDASVEDFRRYAVGEGIERKEEDFAAEVQSQMR; encoded by the coding sequence ATGGCAATTAGTGCAAAGTTAGTTAAACAATTACGTGATCAAACTGGCGTGGGTATGATGGACGCTAAGAAGGCTCTTCAAGAAACTGATGGGGACATCGATAAGGCTGTCGACTACTTACGTGAATCTGGTCAAATGAAAGCTGCTAAAAAGGCGGATCGTGTTGCTGCTGAAGGTTTGGCAAAGATTTATATTGAAGGCAATACTGCAGCTATTTTAGAAGTAAATACTGAAACTGATTTTGCTGCAAAAAATGACAAATTCACTGAAATTATCGATGAAATTGGACATGCCTTAGTACAATATAAGCCACAAGATATGGAAGAAGCTAAGGGAAAAGTTGAAATTAACGGTGAATCCTTAGAAGATTACCTTACTCAAAAGACTGCGATTATTGGTGAACGGATTAACTTCCGTCGTTTCACTGTTTTTGAGAAAACTGATGACCAAGTATTCGGACAATACGTTCACATGGGTGGGAAAATTGCTACACTTGTTTTAGTAAATAGTTCTGATGACCAATTAGCTTTAAATCTTGCCTTACATGTTAGTGGGATTGCACCTAAATATGTTAGTGAAGAGCAAATTCCCCAAGAAGAACGTGATCATGAACGCGAAGTCTTGACTGAACAAGCTAAAAATGAAGGTAAGCCTGAAAAGATTATTGAAAAAATGGTTGAAGGTCGTATGCACAAATTCTATGCTGAAGTTTGCTTAAATGACCAAGACTACTTACTCGATGACAGCATGACTGTTAAAGAATTATTAGACAAAGAAGATGCTTCTGTAGAAGATTTCCGTCGCTACGCTGTTGGTGAAGGAATTGAAAGAAAAGAAGAAGATTTCGCAGCTGAAGTTCAAAGTCAAATGCGTTAA